CATAGAGGGATGGTAGAAGAAGCAAAAGAGTTCTTTGGTCTGATGGTTGATGTGTCCTCCATCGAGCCAACAGTGCAGCATTACACTTGCCTTGTAGATGTTCTTGGTCACACTGGTAGGTTTGAGGAAGCATATGATCTTATTAAGGGAATGTCTATCAAACCAGATTCAGGAATATGGGGGGCACTTCTCAATGGTTGTAAGATCCACAAAAATGTTGAACTAGGTGAGCTAGCCCTGCAGAAGTTGATTGAGCTCGAGCCTGAAGATGCTGGCAATTATGTCCATCTATCAAATATCTATGCTCAGTCTGGGAAATGGGAAAATGCTGCAAGGGTGAGAAAGCTAATGACCAATAGAGGCCTGAAAAAAATCCTCGCTTGCAGTTGGATTGAGTTGAAAGGGAAAACTCATGGATTTCTAGTTGGGGATGCATCTCATCCTAGATCAGATGAAATATATGAAGAGTTAGAGAGATTGGAAGGTCTCATGAGTGATGCTGGCTATGTGCCTGACACAATGCCAGTTTTCCACAATGTGGGTGATGATGAAAAGAGGAATATGGTGAGAAGCCACAGTGAGAGGTTGGCCATTGCGTTTGGGCTCATTAGTACACCTCCTGGGACAAAGCTTCTTGTGACTAAGAATCTTCGAGTTTGCGAGGACTGTCATGTTGTTATCAAGCTGATTTCAAAGATCTCGCAGCGTGAAATCATCATAAGAGATGTTAACCGTTACCATCACTTTGTAAATGGTGAGTGCTCTTGCAAAGACTACTGGTAGCTTTACAGTGAATAAACAAGTTGATTTTGCTCATATCGGGTGCTAGTCGTATTAGTCTCATACGACAGAAGATGTGGTCTTTTCCAAAACAGCACAGGTCAGCCAAAAAGAAAACAGCTCAGTTTTGAGAATTCGAAAGTGACTGGAAATCTGTGATTGTCTGTTACTGTCAGAGTTCACTGTGATGTTGTTCTACAAGACAAGCTTGGATGCTGACTGAGCCAGCACAGAGTTGCAAAACGCAAAGGTGATGACTTTGATATGGAGCACTTCATGTATGTAAGTCATTCAGAGATGAAGAAACATGATCGTGTTCATTGTGGAACACCTGGTTCTCCACTGGTCTTGCTTAAATTTAGTCCTTGTTAGGAGGGGTGTACCCGAATTCAAGGTTGGCCTTCATGGTTTCAAATATAATGAGGGAAAATCTCGTTCTGATTTTCCATACTGGCAAGCTTTTGTCTGGAGGGCTGAGTTTTGTGCCCTGATGCCTATCAAAGGTTTGTAAAAAGCCTATTACGCCACTGGAATTGCATCCCATGAAACTATTGGTCTTCATGAAGATATAAAATTATTAATTGAAGATGGAAATAACTATTAGAAGTTTGATGCGATTGCACTACCTTACAAGGTAGAGGAACCCGTTCGTCTTTATTTCTGTGTCATGTTCGATCTATTGTGTTGCATATCTATCCTATTCTTCTGTCTGGTGGGAAATATCCATCCTACTGTTTGTTATATAATCGAAAGAAATAACCCTTTATCAGATATGAAGTCTGTTGGCCATTTTTCTATAAGTTGCAATATTGTTGAGGACTTCAAATATAAGTTCTTACAAAGTAGCACAATGAATGAGGCTAGTTGCATTAGTTGAGAACTTTGATTTGGTGTTAACATCTTTTTGTTTGAGTTATTATGGAGTAGCAAACCTTTGATTATGCGACTGGCTTGTCAGTAGTTTATCCACATTTGAAGAAACAAATCTAGCTTTGGCATTCCATTTTCCTTTTTTAGTTGGCTGACTTGTTTTGCATCTGTCACCTCTTCTCTTAGGACTTCACTATACGTAAGAAGAATGTCCCTACTGAGAAATGAGAACCTGGAAAAATTAGTATGGTTCCTGCAGTATGAAAGATAACAGTGTTATCTTCTCAGTTGTCTTTCTGCACTTCACTCTGCCCTGCTTCCCTGCTTCAGATTCCTGAGGATCTGTGTATATCTATTGGTCCAGGTTCCAGTGTGGGTTGTGATGGACTGCTAACTATCAAAAATGAACTCCCTTTGTTTGTTGCATTGCTAATACGTACTTTTCTTTTGCATAAACAACTTGACATGACATCAGTTCTGTGTCATAACTTATACAAAGTTGTACCTCGAAAAGAAAACTTATACAAAGTTGTAGGGTGGCATTTTGCGAGTTTTAGGAGAGGTTTCTTTGTAACTCTACCTGCACTTCGGATCTTCCCCATCTACACGTTGACCATGAGAAATGTGCTATGGCTGGGTTCCTTTTATGTTCTATAAGTTTAGGGCATAGCTCTACTTGCACTTTGGACCAGGTATGTGGCTGGTTTTTCTCCTTAGAGTCTGCTGTTGTGATAAAATTACTTCCTCTGCATCTTATTTGTTTCATAGTGACAGAGTTAAGACAAATTGTATTTTACTATGTTACATCATCTTATAATCACAATAATTAGTTACTATTCATATTAATAGAACTGAAAATATCCCAGGACTTCAGAAGGGCCGTTATTTCAGTTCTCATTCTTACTTTGGTCTACAATGTCAGTTCACTAGCTAAGTTTAAGTGCGATGTACATCTGTGTTTGCACTTGTTGAAGCTTCAGAGACTATCAGTCTATCACTGCAACCACCATACAGCTCCTAATTTTTTTCCCATCCAACTTTTAATTATACACCTCGCATACGTGGAGAGAGAAAGAGATATTATAATAAGATGCCGTATAGATAGGTTTTGTGGTGGAATAGTAGTAGATATGACCTTTGCTACGTAGTCAGCTGTCTTTTTTGACCTGCTGCTGTATAGACAAATGGATTTGTGTGGCGTTGGCTGATGCACTCAGTACAGCTTGCTCCACCATGCAACTTGCTTCTTGCCGGCCGGTGCCTGTCCTAGTCTCTCCAGCGGGGAAGACTTCATCTTGACTCCCTGCTACTAATCCCCAATTTTTTCCCTTGGTGATTCTCCTTGCATGAATAATTTGCATTGCATTACAGTCTTGAAGCAAGATTCATCAGTTCTGACGTGGATGCCATCCTCTGCAGTTGCAGTACCATGGCTTCGCCTCATCGGCGCCTCCTCCTCTTCACCGTCGTCGTCTTCCTCCCACAAGTGTTCTCCCAGCTCCCCAACATCTGCGGGACCAAGGCCAATGGGAGGTACGCCTGCCCTGACTGCTCCACCTCTACTGCAGCCACCTCAAACCGTAGCGCCGGCTTCGAGGCCAACCTCCTCCGGCTCCAGGCCTCTCTCCAACACATGGCCGCCATGGACGCCAGCTTCCTGAACTCCACTTTCACTACCGGCGCCAGCGACGCGGCGGACGCGGTCTTTGGCCTCGCCATGTGCTTCGCCGACACGGAGCGGTCCGACTGCTCTGCCTGTCTCGCTGGCGCGGCAGCCGAGTTGCCCGGGACCCGGTGTGGAGGCCGCAGGGACATTGTCCTCTGGTACGGGCACTGCCTCGTGCGCTATGATGACGCCCCCTTCTTTGGCAGCGCGGACACGTCACCGGCGCGGCGGTTCGACGTGCCCAACCCCCACAACTTCTCCGATCCAGTGAGCCTGGGTACGGCGCGTCAGAGGCTGGCCGGGCGGATGCTCCCTGCCGCGGCGGCCTCGGCGCTCCGTTTTGCCTTTGACGCCGAGGAGGTCACACCGAACATGACGCTGCATGGGCTGGCACAATGCACGGAGGACCTGCCCCCCGAGGAGTGCAGTCGGTGCTTGGCGTCGCACATGGTCTGGCTCGCCGGATGCTGCGCCAACATGGACGGTGTCCGTCTAAACGGGCCCAACTGCTACCTGCGCTACGAGTTCATGGCCTTCATCCCCAGCATGCCACCGTCCATGGTACCCCTGCTACCTCCGGCTCCGGTGTCTGAACCAGGGACTCCCTCAGGGAGGAAGAAGGCTAGAACATACATACTTGCGGGGACCCTGAGTGCATTGGCGCTGCTGTGCCTCATTCTTCTGGGAGCATTTCTGTATTACAAGAAGAAGCTTCATGGCTCACTTCCTCCCATGCCCTGGAAGAGGGACACACCGACGATTGAATCCTTCCTGCGGCGGCAACATCCGAGGAGGTACAGTTACTCACAAGTGAAACAGATGACGAAATCTTTCTCGCACAGACTCGGCCAAGGCGGCAACGGTGTGGTCTACAAAGGCAGCCTCCCGGATGGCTGCGAGATTGCTGTGAAGATGCTCAAGGACAACAAGGACGTTGATGGTGAGGATTTCATGACTGAGGTCGCCAGCATCAGCAGGACCTCCCATGTAAACGTTGTCACACTGCTGGGATTCTGCTTGCAGGGAAGATCGAAACGAGGACTCATCTATGAGTTCATGCCGAATGGCTCCCTTGAAAG
This sequence is a window from Aegilops tauschii subsp. strangulata cultivar AL8/78 chromosome 7, Aet v6.0, whole genome shotgun sequence. Protein-coding genes within it:
- the LOC109760649 gene encoding protein SUPPRESSOR OF NPR1-1 CONSTITUTIVE 4, with translation MASPHRRLLLFTVVVFLPQVFSQLPNICGTKANGRYACPDCSTSTAATSNRSAGFEANLLRLQASLQHMAAMDASFLNSTFTTGASDAADAVFGLAMCFADTERSDCSACLAGAAAELPGTRCGGRRDIVLWYGHCLVRYDDAPFFGSADTSPARRFDVPNPHNFSDPVSLGTARQRLAGRMLPAAAASALRFAFDAEEVTPNMTLHGLAQCTEDLPPEECSRCLASHMVWLAGCCANMDGVRLNGPNCYLRYEFMAFIPSMPPSMVPLLPPAPVSEPGTPSGRKKARTYILAGTLSALALLCLILLGAFLYYKKKLHGSLPPMPWKRDTPTIESFLRRQHPRRYSYSQVKQMTKSFSHRLGQGGNGVVYKGSLPDGCEIAVKMLKDNKDVDGEDFMTEVASISRTSHVNVVTLLGFCLQGRSKRGLIYEFMPNGSLERYTSGRGTEHSLGWETLFDIAVGIARGLEYLHRGCNAHIVHFDIKPHNILLDQDLQPKISDFGLAKLSSQKESTIAVSIAGARGTIGYIAPEVFSRGVGAVTSKSDVYSYGMMVLEISGARRNIHDDDFAGSGTSSSSSKYFPQCLYEGLDQFCASACAIDDGEATELVRKMVVVGLWCVQISPSDRPSMTRVLEMLEKSTEELQLPPHTPRGR